A window of the Hevea brasiliensis isolate MT/VB/25A 57/8 chromosome 6, ASM3005281v1, whole genome shotgun sequence genome harbors these coding sequences:
- the LOC110651598 gene encoding uncharacterized protein LOC110651598 codes for MNCYSLEAAVFCLSLSLSLRGKMSANHQHMLRLVLSCRKITAQVTNPTTSTIIAMASSTEQEFLAQYRTRLNRFPRSHHFWDAKMASRVGEKLGFRLKEIGVTSINIDLDEELSRPIHYRKRVLPLFDSVKRLGVAVDGVEKLGEIGPA; via the coding sequence ATGAATTGTTATTCACTGGAAGCGGCTGtcttctgtctctctctctctctctctctgcgagGAAAAATGTCCGCGAATCATCAGCACATGCTCCGCCTAGTCCTCTCGTGCCGCAAAATCACGGCGCAGGTCACGAACCCCACGACCTCCACCATCATAGCCATGGCCTCCTCCACGGAGCAAGAATTCCTCGCCCAGTACCGCACCAGGCTCAACCGCTTCCCGCGATCCCACCACTTCTGGGACGCCAAAATGGCATCCCGTGTCGGCGAGAAGCTAGGGTTCCGCCTCAAGGAGATTGGCGTTACCAGCATCAATATCGACCTCGACGAGGAGCTTTCTCGCCCAATTCATTACAGGAAGAGAGTTTTGCCGCTGTTCGATTCAGTAAAACGCCTGGGCGTCGCCGTCGATGGAGTAGAGAAATTAGGAGAGATTGGGCCTGCGTAG
- the LOC110651066 gene encoding probable 2-oxoglutarate-dependent dioxygenase AOP1, protein MGSETVPKIPLVNLSNESLKPGTSSWHSACKDIRQALEEYGCLEVVYNKPSVEFHNRILAALEELFQLPQEVKMKNVNPKPAHGYMGKISTFPIHEGLGIEYATSEDECQKFTSLMWPDGNGHFCETVHSYAKMVAELQQLLVEMLCESYGIEKHSESHIKSTTYLLRLLRYRRSQAETNLGFKGHTDKSFVSILHQNHVKGLEIRTKDGEWISYEPSSHSSFAVIAGDVCMAWSNDRIKSCYHRVIVEGEEVRYAVGLFSFLTGLIKAPEELVDEEHPLQYYPFEHQGLLDFYQSSNSLNKGDSNMVKAFCGV, encoded by the exons ATGGGTTCTGAAACAGTGCCTAAAATTCCTCTTGTGAATTTGTCCAATGAAAGCCTGAAGCCTGGTACAAGCTCCTGGCATTCAGCTTGCAAAGATATCAGGCAAGCACTTGAGGAATATGGGTGTTTGGAAGTAGTGTACAATAAGCCTTCTGTTGAATTCCACAACAGAATTCTTGCTGCGCTTGAGGAATTGTTTCAGCTTCCTCAAGAGGTGAAAATGAAAAATGTTAACCCCAAGCCTGCCCATGGCTACATGGGGAAAATCTCCACCTTTCCTATCCATGAAGGCTTGGGGATTGAATATGCAACCAGCGAAGATGAATGTCAAAAATTCACTAGTCTCATGTGGCCAGATGGAAATGGTCATTTCTG TGAAACCGTTCACTCCTATGCAAAGATGGTGGCTGAACTGCAGCAGCTGCTGGTGGAAATGCTGTGTGAAAGCTATGGCATAGAGAAACACAGTGAGTCTCACATCAAATCCACCACTTACCTTCTGCGTTTGTTGAGGTATAGAAGATCCCAAGCAGAAACTAATCTTGGTTTCAAGGGTCACACCGATAAGAGCTTTGTGTCTATACTTCACCAGAATCATGTTAAGGGTTTGGAGATAAGAACAAAAGATGGAGAGTGGATTTCTTATGAGCCCTCCTCCCATTCCTCTTTTGCAGTCATAGCTGGTGATGTCTGCATG GCATGGAGCAATGACAGAATAAAATCCTGTTACCATAGAGTGATCGTGGAAGGTGAAGAAGTTAGATATGCCGTGGGGCTATTTTCATTTCTCACAGGGTTGATAAAGGCACCAGAGGAACTAGTGGATGAGGAACACCCATTACAATACTACCCATTTGAACATCAAGGCCTTCTTGATTTCTATCAGTCAAGCAATTCTCTGAACAAAGGTGATAGCAACATGGTAAAAGCCTTCTGTGGAGTTTAA
- the LOC110651589 gene encoding disease resistance protein RUN1, with product MASCSSSSSSSINPQCKNYDAFISFRGADTREGFVSHLYEALNRKQICTFKDENLDRGEEISPALLKTIENSLVSIVIFSEDYAFSPWCLDELVKILECQETKGQIVLPVFYQVDPTDVQELTGRFGDALAQHKEKFKEKVESWSRALTGTANISGWNSKNIKPESKLIEEIVNDVGKKLNHMFPSVYDEDGFVGIGSRVKKVESFLCLGSEDVRMVGIWGMPGIGKTTIADKVFNRIASKFEGQCFIANVREELEKRSPFQLRSEIHDKILGGENFYVSTPDTLHPFIKRSLQNRRVVIVLDNVDDYLHLTDLVGGRNLYGPGSRIIVTSRDKQVLKIADYIYEVEILMFHESLQLFSLHAFKQTHPTDGFMEQLSEKVVSHTHGLPLALKVLGCSLYGKDVTEWESELKKLESTPNKKILGILRRSYDGLDDNEKSIFLDIACFFKGEEKERVKNILDCCGFYAESGIRSLLDKSLVTIFMERLQMHDLLQQMGKDIVCEEKEPRKRSRLWNAKDIREVLAINKGARRVETILLDLSKIENMELCPSAFEKLNNLRLLKFFNPCPEEIKLHLPKGLKYLPNELRFLYWDQYPLKSLPSKFCPENLVELHMQSSQLKQLWKKDAPDLEKLKFMDLSYSEQLIKIPDLSKFPELEVTFLRGCTSLIEVSSSTKYDSKITNLDLRDRRKRCHFPSCIYLTNLVSLSFNGCSKLARLPSSLGELRCLEYLYLDGCKKLASLPNSICNLKSLKCLNIEYCVNLHGLPENLGDLESLKNLIATRSGIRKLPSSINQLKELNYLDCDGCERLNLILRPFTGLAISVLFLEGCGISEIPSNLGSLGSLTNVNLSKNNFRSIPASIKQCSKLTKLVLRDCKSLQFLPELPSSLKWLEAQNCTSLRFISSSFILRYMTSFWDLDLSKCINLDQRACSLLMFCPLLKLQCMRLPEEQYLDEKVVAMIELCWKDELCIPRSEVPEWMMYKNDNGSSLSFSLTAPHATNFIKIAFCALVAPKANHSCNFSRILCECHFIAESGDILIYCCDSTLVNINDISLWNSTITSDSKKFRKASFQFYAKTDDDDDASYISEVILKCGIHLIFDHNSEDDNNDDDDVLFQGLKERQQLEDSETIWSSYLEDYMNFCMIQCPE from the exons ATGGCTTCTtgttcctcctcttcttcttcttctatcaATCCTCAATGCAAGAATTATGATGCGTTTATAAGTTTTAGAGGTGCAGATACCCGAGAAGGCTTTGTCAGTCATCTGTACGAAGCTTTGAATCGAAAACAAATCTGTACCTTCAAGGATGAAAACCTTGACAGAGGAGAAGAGATCTCACCAGCCCTCTTGAAAACAATTGAAAACTCACTGGTTTCCATAGTCATTTTCTCAGAAGACTATGCCTTTTCTCCATGGTGTTTGGATGAGCTTGTGAAGATTCTTGAATGCCAGGAAACTAAAGGACAAATAGTATTACCAGTTTTTTACCAAGTAGATCCCACCGATGTTCAAGAGTTGACAGGAAGATTTGGGGATGCACTTGCTCAACATAaggaaaaattcaaagaaaaggTGGAGAGCTGGAGCCGTGCTTTGACGGGAACGGCCAATATTtcaggatggaattcaaaaaatATCAA GCCTGAATCTAAACTAATTGAGGAAATTGTCAATGACGTTGGCAAGAAATTAAATCACATGTTTCCAAGTGTTTATGATGAAGATGGCTTTGTTGGAATTGGTTCTCGTGTCAAGAAAGTTGAATCATTTTTATGTCTTGGATCAGAAGATGTGCGTATGGTAGGAATTTGGGGAATGCCAGGTATTGGTAAGACAACTATTGCTGACAAAGTATTTAATAGAATTGCGAGCAAATTTGAGGGTCAATGCTTTATTGCAAATGTTCGAGAAGAGTTAGAAAAGCGCAGTCCATTTCAATTACGAAGTGAAATCCATGACAAAATATTAGGGGGAGAAAATTTTTATGTAAGCACACCAGACACATTGCATCCTTTTATTAAAAGAAGCCTTCAAAATAGAAGAGTTGTTATTGTTCTTGATAATGTGGATGATTACTTGCACCTAACAGACTTAGTAGGAGGGCGGAATTTGTATGGTCCAGGAAGTAGAATCATTGTAACAAGCAGAGATAAACAAGTGCTTAAAATTGCAGATTATATTTATGAGGTTGAGATTTTAATGTTTCATGAATCTCTTCAACTCTTTAGCTTGCATGCCTTCAAACAAACTCATCCCACAGATGGATTCATGGAACAACTCTCAGAAAAAGTGGTAAGTCATACTCATGGACTTCCATTAGCCCTTAAGGTTTTAGGCTGCAGCCTTTATGGTAAAGATGTGACAGAATGGGAAAGTGAGTTGAAAAAACTTGAAAGTACTCCCAATAAGAAAATTCTAGGCATTCTGAGAAGAAGTTATGATGGCCTAGATGATAACGAAAAGAGTATATTTCTCGATATTGCATGTTTTTTTAAAGGGGAAGAAAAAGAGCGCGTAAAAAATATATTAGACTGCTGTGGTTTTTATGCAGAAAGTGGAATCCGTAGTCTGCTTGATAAGTCTCTAGTAACTATTTTCATGGAGAGGTTGCAGATGCATGACTTACTACAACAAATGGGTAAGGATATTGTTTGCGAGGAAAAAGAGCCTAGAAAGCGTAGCAGGTTGTGGAATGCCAAGGATATACGTGAAGTACTGGCAATAAATAAA GGCGCTAGAAGAGTTGAAACCATATTACTGGACTTGTCCAAAATTGAAAACATGGAACTATGCCCTTCTGCCTTTGAGAAATTGAATAATCTTAGATTGCTCAAATTTTTCAATCCTTGCCCTGAGGAAATCAAGTTACATCTTCCTAAAGGCCTGAAATATCTTCCAAATGAGCTGAGGTTTCTCTACTGGGATCAATACCCTTTGAAATCCTTGCCctcgaaattttgccccgagaaTCTTGTTGAGTTGCACATGCAGAGTAGCCAACTCAAACAACTTTGGAAGAAAGATGCTCCG GATCTTGAAAAGTTGAAATTTATGGACCTCAGCTACTCGGAACAACTGATAAAAATTCCAGACCTGTCAAAATTCCCAGAACTTGAGGTTACATTTTTGAGAGGCTGTACAAGTTTGATTGAAGTTTCTTCGTCTACTAAGTATGACAGCAAGATTACAAATCTAGATCTTAGAGACCGCAGAAAACGCTGCCATTTTCCAAGCTGCATTTATTTGACGAATCTTGTAAGTCTTTCTTTCAATGGTTGCTCAAAACTAGCTCGTCTGCCAAGTAGCTTAGGGGAATTGAGATGCCTTGAATATCTTTATCTCGACGGATGCAAAAAGCTAGCGAGTCTTCCAAACAGCATATGCAATCTGAAATCTCTAAAATGTCTAAACATCGAATATTGTGTAAATCTCCATGGATTGCCAGAGAACTTGGGGGACTTGGAATCTCTGAAGAACCTGATAGCAACTAGAAGTGGTATAAGAAAACTGCCATCTTCAATTAATCAGTTGAAGGAATTGAATTACTTGGACTGTGATGGATGTGAACGTTTGAATTTGATATTGCGTCCTTTCACTGGTTTGGCCATTTCGGTGCTTTTTCTCGAGGGTTGTGGTATATCAGAAATTCCCAGTAATCTTGGCTCTTTAGGGTCACTGACAAATGtaaatttaagtaaaaataaTTTCAGAAGCATACCTGCCAGCATCAAGCAATGTTCTAAGTTGACAAAACTTGTTTTAAGAGATTGCAAGAGCCTTCAATTTTTGCCAGAGCTTCCATCATCTCTAAAATGGTTAGAAGCACAAAACTGCACATCGCTGAGGTTTATATCGAGCTCATTCATACTACGATATATGACTTCCTTTTGGGATTTGGATCTAAGCAAGTGCATTAATTTGGATCAGAGGGCATGCAGTTTATTAATGTTTTGTCCACTGCTGAAACTTCAATGCATGAGACTACCAGAGGAACAATATCTGGACGAAAAG gtTGTTGCAATGATAGAGTTATGTTGGAAAGATGAGCTATGCATCCCGCGAAGTGAAGTGCCAGAATGGATGATGTACAAAAATGATAATGGATCTTCATTGTCATTCTCTCTCACAGCACCCCATGCTACCAACTTCATCAAGATCGCTTTTTGTGCTTTAGTCGCACCCAAAGCTAATCATTCATGTAATTTCAGTCGTATTTTATGCGAATGCCACTTCATAGCTGAGTCTGGAGATATCCTCATTTATTGTTGCGATAGTACATTGGTCAATATAAATGACATCTCCCTTTGGAATTCCACCATTACTTCTGATTCCAAGAAATTCCGCAAGGCGTCGTTTCAATTCTATGCTAAGaccgatgatgatgatgatgcatcATATATCAGCGAGGTCATACTCAAGTGTGGAATCCATCTAATATTTGATCATAACTCGGAAGATGAcaataatgatgatgatgatgtctTATTTCAAGGATTGAAAGAGAGGCAACAACTTGAAGATTCTGAAACTATCTGGTCATCATATTTGGAGGATTATATGAATTTCTGCATGATACAATGTCCTGAAtag